One window from the genome of Candidatus Didemnitutus sp. encodes:
- a CDS encoding glycosyltransferase family 39 protein, producing MRLLARIGFVLLLLAATWLLRSPGLDKPVWNVDEAVTFTMAEQIRQGAVPYRDAVDQRTPLVPYAQAAVFAACGDWNLRAQHVALIFLIAATATLVLLIARSLDESETGVIAALFVVLLCYLLPTLRDMMPAHTAWYLIFFSSLAYCCLARGWSSGRRRWGAASGAAFGLAWLAKQPAVLDFAAALTLLAIAAFAIPQRRRLAVGLGVGLLVGAAIPVALAMGYFATHGAWADYVYYTWTYNNTLYVPDVPRAERWATIRVPFDLAMNVSPGLVALAIMAAVGLLWRTLRQLGRASGDFDFLAWMILGWSAAGLFSTTLSGRGFSHYSIQLIPGLSLACGWLLAQVIRHPPTWAAGRYWRPSIAVLLLLAGGAMFWRPVESRFRHMDLPEPTIEVLTALIRQHSRPEDRIHVWGYNPEIYAVSRRLPATRFLYNTFVTGMIPWTNLDPQKNTDYAVVPGSRDQLLADWRRHPPALVIDSGAVRGFLKYPLHQQSWLWPEIAEHYVEIASDELTPRGYRLLKRLDAAPAAPFPERATASPAVQITSAPSDPTRAAGVTVRAPIGTQWIELYCDEVRVRRMRCANEEPAVATFHLSIPEAESGKHRVQALAVTATATLASARIPLITAAPLTVIGGPPLHFGDRQIPALASSTITGGPILPKKETPHRWDAHAPARLVYPWQPGMNSLAFAYGIEEFALAQEPPRGTDGVEVVVQVEESDGRIIPVYRHYLDRELARRAHGHTVAYTPLPSGEHARIVLLLTPGPLYDLVYDWSYWLWVRADRSPLALMAGATPCYPERIEAPAPLRPTELNGNFVVTVGTPATIEFGATPGLGELSGSFGLHDAAWRGSAKTGPVDFQIELARANGERRKLFEHRLDPVNRADDRGLQAFRVALPQPVDGVLRFTTRSETNPALAAAFWGDLHAATMDLALHGETLEIPPSARSRSDFGFQAVTLDDKPSIFAHVSTTLVYPWCPEMGTLEAGYGLLPGAYAEGQVSDGAQFVVESEDAQGARREIFRRFLDPSPKPADRGTQTLRLPIPPLPGGHLILRTVPAPSGRITNAWSFWSDLRVKP from the coding sequence ATGAGATTGCTCGCCCGGATCGGCTTCGTGTTGTTGCTGCTGGCGGCAACCTGGCTGCTGCGCTCACCCGGCCTGGACAAGCCGGTCTGGAACGTCGACGAAGCCGTCACCTTCACCATGGCCGAGCAGATCCGGCAGGGTGCCGTGCCCTACCGCGACGCCGTCGACCAACGCACGCCACTCGTCCCCTACGCCCAAGCCGCCGTGTTCGCCGCCTGTGGCGACTGGAACCTGCGCGCGCAACACGTGGCGCTCATCTTCCTGATCGCGGCGACCGCCACCCTCGTGCTGCTGATCGCGCGCAGCCTCGACGAAAGCGAAACGGGCGTCATTGCCGCACTGTTCGTCGTGTTGCTCTGCTATTTGCTGCCCACGCTGCGCGACATGATGCCGGCGCACACGGCTTGGTATCTGATCTTTTTCTCCAGCCTCGCCTACTGCTGCCTGGCCCGCGGCTGGAGTTCGGGCCGGCGACGTTGGGGCGCGGCATCCGGTGCGGCCTTCGGCCTGGCGTGGTTGGCGAAGCAACCCGCCGTGCTCGATTTCGCCGCGGCGCTGACGCTGCTCGCCATTGCCGCGTTCGCGATTCCCCAACGTCGCCGCCTCGCCGTTGGACTGGGCGTCGGACTGCTCGTCGGCGCGGCCATTCCCGTGGCGCTCGCGATGGGCTACTTCGCCACGCACGGCGCCTGGGCGGACTACGTCTACTACACCTGGACCTACAACAACACACTCTACGTGCCCGATGTGCCGCGTGCCGAGCGTTGGGCGACGATCCGCGTGCCGTTCGACCTCGCCATGAACGTCTCGCCGGGACTCGTCGCACTGGCCATCATGGCGGCGGTGGGATTGCTCTGGCGGACATTGCGCCAGCTCGGCCGCGCCTCGGGTGACTTCGATTTTCTGGCGTGGATGATCCTCGGCTGGAGCGCCGCGGGGCTTTTCTCCACCACCCTGAGCGGTCGCGGATTCTCGCATTACTCCATCCAGCTGATTCCGGGACTCAGCCTGGCCTGTGGCTGGCTGCTCGCACAAGTAATCCGTCACCCACCGACGTGGGCGGCCGGTCGATACTGGCGGCCCTCCATTGCCGTCCTGTTGTTGCTCGCAGGCGGGGCGATGTTTTGGCGTCCCGTCGAGTCGCGTTTCCGGCACATGGACCTGCCCGAGCCCACCATCGAGGTGCTGACGGCGCTCATCCGCCAGCACAGCCGCCCGGAGGACCGGATTCATGTGTGGGGCTACAATCCCGAAATCTACGCCGTTTCCCGACGGCTGCCCGCGACCCGGTTCCTCTACAACACCTTCGTCACGGGCATGATTCCCTGGACGAATCTCGATCCGCAGAAAAACACCGACTACGCCGTCGTGCCCGGGTCCCGGGATCAACTGCTCGCCGACTGGCGGCGACACCCGCCTGCGCTCGTGATCGACAGCGGCGCAGTGCGCGGCTTCCTCAAATATCCGCTGCACCAGCAATCCTGGCTCTGGCCGGAAATCGCCGAACACTACGTCGAGATCGCGAGCGACGAGCTCACGCCGCGCGGTTACCGCCTGCTGAAGCGCCTCGACGCCGCGCCCGCGGCCCCATTTCCCGAGAGAGCAACTGCCTCGCCCGCGGTGCAGATCACCAGCGCTCCGTCCGACCCGACCCGAGCCGCCGGCGTGACCGTCCGCGCCCCGATCGGCACGCAGTGGATCGAACTCTACTGCGACGAGGTGCGGGTGCGCCGGATGCGCTGCGCGAACGAGGAGCCCGCCGTCGCCACCTTCCACCTTTCCATCCCCGAGGCCGAATCCGGGAAACACCGCGTGCAGGCGCTCGCCGTCACCGCCACCGCCACGCTCGCGAGCGCGCGCATTCCTCTGATCACCGCCGCCCCGCTCACGGTGATCGGCGGCCCGCCGCTGCACTTCGGCGATCGCCAGATCCCCGCACTCGCCTCGAGCACGATCACCGGCGGCCCCATCCTGCCGAAAAAGGAAACACCCCACCGCTGGGATGCCCACGCGCCGGCGCGACTCGTTTATCCGTGGCAACCCGGCATGAACTCCCTCGCGTTCGCCTATGGCATCGAAGAGTTCGCCCTCGCCCAGGAACCGCCGCGCGGCACTGACGGCGTGGAGGTCGTCGTGCAGGTCGAGGAGAGCGACGGCCGCATCATCCCGGTTTACCGCCACTACTTGGATCGCGAGCTGGCGCGGCGCGCCCACGGACATACCGTCGCCTACACCCCATTGCCGTCGGGCGAACACGCGCGCATCGTCCTCCTCCTTACGCCCGGCCCGCTCTACGACCTCGTCTACGACTGGAGCTACTGGCTCTGGGTCCGTGCGGACAGATCTCCGCTCGCGCTCATGGCTGGCGCCACACCGTGCTACCCGGAGCGCATCGAAGCACCGGCACCGCTTCGTCCGACAGAACTCAATGGAAACTTCGTCGTCACCGTCGGGACGCCGGCGACGATCGAGTTCGGCGCGACTCCCGGGCTCGGCGAGTTGAGCGGCTCGTTCGGCCTCCACGACGCCGCCTGGCGCGGCTCCGCCAAGACGGGGCCGGTCGACTTCCAGATCGAGCTCGCACGCGCCAACGGCGAACGCCGGAAACTCTTCGAACACCGGCTCGATCCAGTGAACCGCGCCGACGACCGTGGCCTGCAGGCGTTCCGCGTCGCACTGCCGCAACCGGTCGACGGCGTGCTTCGATTCACCACACGCTCCGAAACCAATCCCGCCCTCGCCGCGGCGTTCTGGGGTGATTTGCACGCCGCCACGATGGATTTGGCGCTGCACGGCGAGACGCTCGAAATCCCTCCCTCTGCGCGCAGCCGGTCCGATTTCGGTTTCCAAGCCGTCACGCTCGACGACAAGCCCTCGATCTTCGCCCACGTCTCCACGACACTCGTTTATCCCTGGTGCCCCGAGATGGGCACGCTCGAGGCCGGCTACGGCTTGCTCCCCGGTGCCTATGCCGAGGGACAGGTCTCCGACGGAGCGCAATTCGTCGTCGAGTCCGAAGACGCCCAGGGCGCGCGCCGGGAAATTTTCCGCCGTTTCCTCGACCCGTCGCCAAAGCCCGCGGACCGCGGCACGCAAACCTTGCGCCTGCCCATCCCGCCGCTGCCGGGCGGCCACCTCATTCTGCGCACCGTTCCCGCGCCCTCCGGCCGCATCACCAACGCGTGGAGCTTCTGGAGCGACCTGCGCGTCAAACCTTGA
- a CDS encoding glycosyltransferase, protein MNENDAYIFDVEQPRDWVFAGEPVWVTGWFLSKIGAGFSDIRAMIDGVPHMGILGLPRPEIETRYRPESRLPHVGFLLRLQPHRGAREVRLELLDADNNWFEFWRSPIRVKDGPRSVGRYQLGVLPDHVHVLLQALRANPAADLAPLADSLVAAGAAVPLDTLPNPPFFGALEKPELVGGVQYGKVRVEGWIIHREQRIRRLIGSTHPGVENEFSYGNLLRPEAAELFPGHPHAARSQYFGLLDIDENVPGPAAIKLFAELEDGTRHLVFARRFYPRSCHLWERPLPAFDQGTLWNCVLALRAAAKRRRLDLGSWSERWAAVRATHALYRREAPAALPGQDTPDAFAAWQRNNRLSGRLASILRQSAAALGTGPRFQLLVDARDCTAAQLSQLAASLAAQIYPRWEAQFVGAPALPGLDTRCRTHLTADPAETIARLDALLRTGDAELVTLLPGDARLSPDALLEIAERFAANPQLELVYTDEDSMDDAGARRDPCFKPEWSPALAVSGLFPGHLSVARRERLIAAGGFRAAFGNIPWFDALLRLGDRWTGREVAHVPLIGFHRRAGRAPLPASGLVIEEARLALVETMDRRHWSAAPFVPPAAHFRRENVHQLRWTRDALAQLPVTIVIPTRDRLHLLQECIELLEETVDWRWVKLVIVDDHSRDTDALRYLERIQTRPDLRCVVTRTPDAKAPFNYSRLVNAALPHVDTPLVLHLNNDVNALEPGWLEEMAAWFRQSDVGVVGAKLIFPDRTLNHTGIVIGPHGGLADTPWARCAENDVPTLWHAVAREVSAVTGACLLTRTELYRQLGGFEERDFGVAYNDVDYCLRARAAGFRVIYTPQAKLMHWGSATRGVTFDEAEHMAWLDRYAGYRDPYFSRHWELNGAAVAGARTAGGRPERARPLEVLLLTHNLNLEGAPLFLLEYATHLVRAQGWRVTVLAGQDGPLRANYAQLGAAVIVVDEAALLQSPNEDTFHQRLGEISGHVDWDHVDLVVANTLLCFWGVPLARRADRPSLLYIHESTSVFRAFETKLPLAMHRLVHDALQQSTRTLFLCEATRRYYADDDRGHFAIVPSWIDLAQVQAFRAAHDRAALRRKHGLRDDEVIVANIGTVCERKGQHIFLRAVAHFNRHYRGAAPVRFLLVGARPGIYLELIERDIAALGLTNVTLVPETREAFDFFAASDLFVCTSFEESFPRVVMEAMAFRTPIVSTDVHGIPQLIGQRQDGYLVPPGNAGALARMMLTCLAKERSGKSLAPAAHSKVRRFHDAAQVLPRHADLAREAWLDHD, encoded by the coding sequence GTGAACGAGAACGACGCCTATATTTTCGATGTCGAGCAGCCCCGCGACTGGGTGTTTGCCGGCGAACCCGTGTGGGTGACCGGCTGGTTTCTCTCGAAGATCGGCGCCGGCTTCTCGGACATCCGCGCGATGATCGACGGCGTGCCGCACATGGGCATCCTCGGCCTGCCGCGACCGGAGATCGAAACGCGTTATCGTCCCGAATCTCGCCTGCCGCACGTCGGATTTCTGCTGCGCCTCCAGCCGCATCGCGGCGCGCGCGAAGTCCGGCTCGAACTGCTCGACGCCGACAACAATTGGTTCGAATTCTGGCGCAGCCCGATCCGCGTGAAGGACGGTCCGCGCTCCGTCGGCCGCTACCAACTCGGCGTGCTCCCCGATCACGTGCACGTGCTGCTGCAAGCGCTGCGCGCGAACCCTGCGGCCGATCTCGCCCCCCTCGCCGACTCGCTCGTCGCAGCCGGCGCAGCCGTCCCGCTCGACACGCTGCCCAATCCACCGTTCTTCGGCGCGCTCGAGAAACCGGAACTCGTCGGCGGCGTGCAATACGGCAAGGTCCGCGTCGAAGGCTGGATCATCCACCGCGAGCAGCGCATTCGCCGCCTCATCGGCAGCACGCATCCGGGCGTCGAAAATGAATTTTCCTACGGCAATCTCCTGCGCCCCGAAGCGGCCGAGCTGTTCCCCGGTCATCCGCACGCCGCGCGCTCGCAGTATTTCGGCCTGCTCGACATCGACGAAAACGTGCCCGGACCGGCGGCGATCAAACTGTTCGCCGAACTCGAGGACGGCACGCGGCACCTCGTCTTCGCGCGGCGTTTTTATCCACGCTCCTGCCACCTCTGGGAGCGGCCGCTGCCGGCGTTCGACCAGGGAACGCTGTGGAATTGCGTGCTCGCCCTGCGCGCCGCGGCGAAGCGCCGCCGGCTCGACCTCGGTTCGTGGTCGGAGCGCTGGGCCGCCGTGCGCGCCACGCACGCGCTCTATCGTCGCGAGGCGCCGGCCGCTCTGCCGGGCCAAGACACGCCCGACGCGTTCGCCGCCTGGCAACGCAACAACCGCCTCAGCGGCCGGCTCGCGTCGATCCTGCGCCAATCCGCCGCGGCGCTCGGCACCGGGCCGCGCTTCCAGCTACTCGTCGACGCGCGCGATTGCACCGCCGCGCAACTCTCGCAGCTCGCCGCGTCGCTCGCCGCGCAGATTTATCCGCGTTGGGAGGCTCAGTTCGTCGGCGCGCCGGCGCTGCCCGGCCTCGATACGCGCTGTCGCACGCACCTGACGGCGGACCCGGCCGAGACCATCGCTCGCCTCGACGCCTTGCTGCGCACCGGCGACGCGGAGCTCGTCACGCTGCTGCCGGGCGACGCGCGGCTCTCGCCCGACGCGCTGCTCGAAATCGCCGAGCGTTTCGCCGCGAACCCGCAGCTGGAGCTGGTCTACACCGACGAGGACTCGATGGACGACGCCGGCGCGCGCCGCGATCCGTGCTTCAAGCCGGAGTGGAGTCCCGCGTTGGCGGTTTCCGGTCTTTTCCCCGGCCACTTGTCCGTCGCGCGCCGCGAGCGCCTGATCGCCGCCGGCGGTTTCCGCGCGGCCTTCGGCAACATTCCGTGGTTCGACGCGCTGCTCCGTCTCGGCGATCGCTGGACCGGCCGCGAAGTCGCGCATGTGCCGCTGATCGGTTTCCATCGACGCGCCGGTCGCGCGCCGCTGCCCGCCTCCGGTCTCGTCATCGAGGAAGCGCGCCTCGCCCTCGTCGAAACCATGGATCGCCGCCACTGGTCCGCCGCGCCCTTCGTGCCACCGGCCGCGCATTTCCGCCGCGAAAACGTTCATCAACTGCGCTGGACCCGCGACGCGCTCGCGCAGCTGCCGGTCACCATCGTCATCCCGACGCGCGATCGCCTGCACCTCCTGCAGGAATGCATCGAGCTCCTCGAGGAGACCGTCGACTGGCGCTGGGTGAAACTCGTCATCGTCGACGACCACTCGCGCGACACCGACGCGCTGCGCTACCTCGAGCGCATCCAGACGCGTCCCGATTTGCGCTGCGTCGTCACCCGCACGCCCGACGCGAAGGCGCCGTTCAACTACTCGCGCCTCGTCAACGCCGCGCTGCCGCACGTCGACACGCCGCTCGTCCTCCATCTCAACAACGACGTGAACGCACTCGAGCCCGGCTGGCTCGAGGAAATGGCGGCGTGGTTCCGCCAGTCGGACGTCGGCGTCGTCGGCGCCAAACTCATTTTCCCGGACCGCACGCTCAACCACACCGGCATCGTCATCGGCCCGCACGGCGGACTCGCTGACACGCCGTGGGCGCGGTGCGCCGAAAACGACGTGCCGACGCTCTGGCACGCGGTCGCCCGCGAAGTCTCCGCCGTGACCGGCGCGTGCCTGCTCACCCGCACGGAACTTTATCGTCAGCTCGGCGGCTTCGAGGAGCGCGACTTCGGCGTCGCCTACAACGACGTCGACTACTGCCTGCGCGCCCGCGCCGCCGGCTTCCGCGTGATCTACACGCCGCAGGCGAAGCTCATGCATTGGGGCAGCGCAACCCGCGGCGTGACGTTCGACGAGGCAGAGCACATGGCGTGGCTCGACCGCTACGCCGGCTACCGCGATCCGTATTTCAGCCGCCACTGGGAATTGAACGGCGCCGCCGTCGCCGGCGCGCGCACCGCCGGCGGCCGGCCGGAACGCGCACGGCCGCTCGAAGTGCTGCTGCTCACGCACAATCTCAACCTCGAGGGCGCGCCGCTCTTCCTGCTCGAATACGCGACGCACCTCGTGCGCGCACAGGGCTGGCGCGTCACCGTGCTCGCCGGACAGGACGGCCCGCTGCGCGCGAATTACGCGCAGCTCGGCGCCGCCGTGATCGTCGTCGACGAAGCCGCACTGTTGCAGAGTCCGAACGAGGACACATTCCACCAACGCCTCGGCGAAATCTCCGGACACGTCGACTGGGATCACGTCGATCTCGTCGTCGCAAACACACTGCTCTGCTTCTGGGGCGTGCCACTCGCCCGCCGCGCCGACCGCCCAAGCCTGCTCTACATCCACGAGAGCACGTCGGTGTTCCGCGCCTTCGAGACGAAGTTGCCCCTCGCCATGCACCGCCTCGTGCACGATGCGCTCCAGCAAAGCACGCGCACACTGTTCCTGTGCGAGGCGACGCGCCGTTACTACGCGGACGACGACCGCGGCCACTTCGCGATCGTGCCCAGCTGGATCGATCTCGCACAGGTGCAGGCCTTCCGCGCCGCGCACGACCGTGCGGCGCTGCGCCGCAAGCACGGCCTGCGCGACGACGAAGTCATCGTCGCCAACATTGGCACGGTCTGCGAGCGGAAGGGGCAGCACATCTTCCTGCGCGCCGTCGCGCACTTCAACCGGCACTACCGCGGCGCGGCGCCCGTGCGTTTCCTGCTCGTGGGCGCGCGGCCCGGCATCTACCTCGAACTGATCGAACGCGACATCGCGGCGCTCGGGCTGACCAACGTCACGCTCGTGCCGGAGACGCGCGAGGCGTTCGATTTCTTCGCGGCGTCGGATCTCTTCGTCTGCACGAGTTTCGAGGAGTCGTTCCCGCGCGTGGTGATGGAAGCGATGGCGTTCCGCACGCCGATCGTCTCGACGGACGTGCACGGCATCCCGCAGCTGATCGGCCAGCGGCAGGACGGTTATCTCGTGCCGCCCGGCAACGCCGGGGCGCTCGCGCGGATGATGCTCACCTGCCTCGCCAAGGAGCGCAGCGGCAAGTCGCTCGCGCCGGCGGCGCATTCGAAAGTGCGCCGCTTCCACGACGCCGCGCAAGTGCTGCCGCGCCACGCCGATCTGGCGCGTGAGGCGTGGCTGGATCACGACTGA